The genomic window GGGGAGACTACGAACTGTTAACTAATAAATAAGAAGTAAATATGAGGTATGCAATAGGGGATGTACACGGATGTTATAAAAGCCTTCGCAAGTTGGTAGAAGACATACTGCAGGTAAGAAAAGAAGATGAATTATATTTTGTGGGGGATTTTATTGACCGGGGACCTTCGGGGAAGGAGGTGATTGACTATATCATTGACATGATGGATAAAGGTTACCGTATTCAAGCGGTAAGAGGCAATCATGAAGAGATGATGATTGATGCTTATCTTTACCGGACCGCTGAAAAATATATGTTATGGATGTTCAACGGAGCTGATGCCACTCTTGCCAGTTACGGTGCAGAATCTCCTAGGTTTGATGACAGAGCCGCTTTAAGCGCATTGCCTGAATCCCATATGGAATTTATACGAAAAATGCCTTATTGCATTGAATTGGATGATTCCATCATTGTTCATGCGGGGATCAATTTCAGGGCAGAAGAGCCCTTTAAGGATGTTCGTTCCATGATATGGTGCAGGGATTGTTCAAACAACCTTTCTCTTTCAGACAACCGCTTTATTGTACATGGCCATACTCCATTGCCGCTTAAGCAGATTCAGCAGATGTTAGAGCGTGAAAATGAGGCACAATTTGATATCGATGCAGGTTGTGTGTACAAGGGATATTCCGGCATGGGCAATTTGGTTGCGCTGGATATGGATAACCTTAAGGTTTATCACACAGAAAATATGGATTTTTGAGATCATGGGAGGAGCCAATTGCTTCGAATTGATTATTTTTGATTGCCGAAACATATAAGAAATCACACAGCACAGCGAGAGAGCGTATGAATTCAGAACACATCAATTCCCGGTTTATAAACCGGGAAATAAGTTGGCTTTCTTTTAATCACAGGGTGCTTCAGGAAGCGGCTGACCCTTCTAATCCACTTATTCGGAGAATAAGGTTTCTTGGCATTCATTCAAACAACAGGGATGAGTTTTTTCGCATAAGGGTAGCCACTGTAAGAAGAATTGCAGCTTTCAGAGACCGGAAAAAGCTGCTTGGCAACAAAACACCCCATGAATTGCTGCAGGAGATTCAGAGCATTATTGTCGGGCAACAGCAAAAGTTCGAGCAGATTTATAAGGATTTGCTCAGTGAAATGAGGGAATATAATATTCACGTGGTCAATGAAACCCAGTTAACAGAGGAGCAGGGGCAATTTGTGGAAAAATTTTATAATGAGCGCATTCGACCCATTCTTGTCCCTATTATGCTGCAATATACCCGCGAATTTCCCTATCTTAGAGATGAACCCATTTATTTTGCTGTTAAGTTGCACAAAGGGGATAATCCCCGTAAAACCCGGTATGCCCTTCTTGATCTGGCTACGGAAATATTGCCGAGATTTGTGGTTTTACCTAAGGTTGGTGACAACAAATACATCATTATTCTGGATGATATTGTCCGGTATTGTTTGAATGACATTTTTTCCTTCTTTGATTATGATAAGGCAGAGGCATATACCATTAAAATTACCAGAGATGCAGAATTGGATATTGATGATGACATTTCCAAGAGCTTCATGGAAAAAATGTCGCTGAGTTTGGAAAAAAGAAAAAGTGGGCAGCCGGTTCGTTTTGTTTACGATGCATCCATGCCGGAAGATTTGCTGAATTATTTTCAGAAGCGCATGAGGCTTGGACGTGAGGATAACATTATTTCCGGAGGCCGCTATCATAATTTCAAGGATTTCATGGGGTTTCCCAATATCGGCCCCCTGCATCTTGAAAACAGGACCAAGCCCCCGGTTCCTCCTATGTATTTTGAACACCATAAAAGTATTCTTGAGGAAATCAAGGAAAGGGATCACATTTTGCACTTTCCTTATCAATCTTTCAGGTATTATATAGATATGCTCAGGGAGGCCGCTATTGATCCCCGGGTTACTTCTATACAAATAACCCTTTACAGGGTTGCTAAAGAGTCAGTTGTAATCAACTCCCTGATCAATGCAGCCAAGAATGGCAAGAAGGTGATCGTAGTAATTGAGCTTCAGGCACGGTTTGATGAAGAAGCCAATATATACTGGTCGAACCGGCTCCAGGAAGTCGGAGCCAAAGTCATTCATGGAGTTCCCGGATTGAAAGTTCATTGTAAGCTTACATTGATAGAACGCCAGATTAATAAGCGAATTGAGCATTTTGCATATATCGGAACAGGAAACTTTCATGAAGAAACCACCAAAATATACTGTGATGAGGGATTGTTTACTTTTGATAAGCGCATCACCTCAGATGTGGTGAAAATCTTTGAATTTTTTGAAATAAATTATAAACAGCATATATTTAATCATATTATTCTTTCTCCTTTCAGCACCAGGCGCCATTTTCTTTATCATATCGATCATGAGATCAAAAATGCCAAAAGAGGCAAAAAAGCATTCATGATCATCAAAATGAACAGTCTGGTGGATGAAGAGATGATGGAAAAGCTATATGAGGCCAGTCAGGCAGGAGTTGAAATCAAACTGATCATTCGGGGCATTTGTTCGCTTAAACCGGGCGTTCCGGGTTTGAGCGATAATATAGAAGCAATCAGCATTGTAGATAAATTCCTGGAACATTCGAGGATATTTTATTTTTATCATGGTGGAAATGAGAAAGTTTACATATCTTCCGCCGATTGGATGGTAAGGAATCTCGACCGGAGAATAGAGGTCACCTGTCCGGTATACGACCCGGAAATCAAGCGTGAGTTGAAAAAAATGCTCAGAATCCAGTTGAACGACAATGTAAAGGCCAGGATTCTGGATGATAAACAGGATAATAAGTATGTTCGTAATAATGATAAAAGGGTGAGGGCGCAGGACGCTTATTATTATTATTTGAAACGGCGTAAAAGTCAAATCGAAAATCTCAAGCGAAAAAAAGAATAACAAATGCCGGGGATTAGCCGTTAGATGATACAAATGAATGCATAGATGGGACCAGAAGATCAGTTAACATATCTTTATACCGCTTCTCAGATCAATGCAGGTTTTATTAAGCTTTACCTTGAAGAGCATTATATTCCCTGTTTTATTCGCAATGATATGCATTCAGGCATAACAGCCGGATTTGGAGCTGCCCTTCCGGGTAGTGAAACCAAGGTTTTCGTTAAAAAGAAACATTTCATGCAAGCCAGGGTTCTTTTGAACAGATACCTGAAAGAAAGAGAAGAACAGTAGAAAATCTTTAACCTGCAGGTTAAAACCGGCTGACGATGTTTTTGTTTTGATGGTTAAAGATGTCTTTTCCTTCCGGTGTATAAAGAAAATCAATGCGATCCTTGTAAAACCTCTCAATTTTTCTTCTAACAATCTTCAGTGTACTGTTAAGCATTTTGTTTTCCTCTGTAAAAGGTTCTCCAAGAACTGCAATGGCGGCTGGCATCCATCTTTCAGGAAACATATTCTGGTATTCCCCGCCTTTTTTGAATTTGTCAATTTCCTCCTGGATTAGTTGCAGTGCTGTGTTTTGTCCTTCCTCGCTTTGCATGGAGTATCCCTGCCGGGCCACATAATTCTTTACGGCCTCTTTGTTAGGCACTATAAGCCCCACCGTATAGGCATCCTGGTTGTTATGCAGCATGCACTGATCTATGTAGTCACAATGTTCAATCAGGGCTTCTTCAATGGACTCGGGGCTGAATTTTTCCCCGTCGTTCCCGATGAGAAGGCTTTTATATCTCCCCAGTACATAGAGAAATCCGTCTTTATCCATATAACCGAGGTCGCCAGAATATAACCAGCCATCTTTTATGGATTCACTGGTTGCTTTTTCGTTCTTCCAGTATCCTATCATTACGTTTTCTCCACGTACTACAATTTCACCCTTTTCTCCCACAGGAAGCTCTTTCCCGTTTTCATCACAGATTTTGAGCTCGATGTTTTCAACCAGAAAACCGGAAGAGCCCAGTTTGTGCTTATGAGGGGTATTGGATGAAATGATAGGGGAGGTTTCTGACAGTCCATATCCCTGGAACATGGGCATACCTATGGCATAAAAGAACCGCTGGAGTTCAAGATCAAGCAGGGCACCTCCGCCAATGAAAAAGTCCAGTTCACCTCCGAAGCCTTCACGTATCTTGCTAAAAATAAGTTTGTCATATAGTTTTAGCAGCGGAGCTTTTAAAAACTGCAGGCCTTTGCCCCTGTTGTATCCTTCCTTATTATAAGCATAAGCTGTTTTCAAGGCAATGCGGAATAGTTTTTCAATGACGCCTCCTTTTTCACTGATCCCTTTTTCTATGTTTTTTCTGAAGCTTTTGGCCAGGGCAGGAACGCTCAGCAGAAGATTCGGCTTAAGTTCTTTGATGTTCCTGGGTATATTTCTGAGCGTTTCCATTTGGTTTTTGCCCACTTCAATTGTGCCGATGCTGGCACCACTGGCTATGAAACTATAGATCCCCGCCGTATGTGCAAAGGAATGGTCCAGGGGAAGGATGAGTAAAGTTTTGTAGTATTCCGGAATATCCATCAGGGTTAAGGCCTGCTCCACATTGGCGGTGTAATTTCGATGGGAAAGGATGATTCCTTTTGGATCTGCTGTAGTACCTGACGTGTAGCAAATGTTTGCGTAGTCTTCTGGTTGAATTGCCTCATAGGTACTTTCAAAATCTGTCCTGTTGGTTTTAAGGTAATTTTCACCCAGATTGTAGATTTCTTCTTTCGACACTTCATCATTCCCATATTGATCCCTGGTATCCAGGTAAATGATCTTTTCCAGTTCAGGCAGGTCATTTTTTATGGCATCAATCTTCCAGGCCTGGTTATTCGAAACAATAATTATCCGGCTACCTGAGTGTGATAACCTGAATTTAAGTTCCGTGGTAGCATCCAGTTTTACCGATAAGGGAACATTGATTGCACCGGTGTATAATATGGCCAGTTCACTTATGATCCAGTCGTTGCGACCTTCGGATAGTAAGGCCACTCTATGTCCTTTTTTTACTCCCATATTCATTAACCCGGCTGCAAACTGATGTACATTTTGTCGGGTTTGAGCATAAGTGGTAGCAACATATTGGCCATTCTGCTTTTCCCATAAAAGCGTGTTTTCGGGGTGCTCATCCACTTTATTTTCAAATAAACTAACTAGTGTTTGCATAAGAAGGATATTTTTTGTGGTCTCAAATTTAAAAATAAATGATATGATTTGTTTATTATTACATGGGTAATATATATTGTTTTGAATTTCAGTTTGTATTTTGTGAATGACGTTTAGGGGCGGCTTTTTTATTGTTTCTATATTTTTTTATCTCAGAATAATTTACTTATATTTGTATGACATGAAAGCCTAAATATCAGGGATATGAAAAAACAATTACTTCTAATATTTTTACTGACAGGTATATTGATTCAATCCTGCGATTTTTTTAAGAAACAAGATATGTTCTCCAATGAACCGGATTCTCTACTTGTATATCAAAAAAGGCGGGATAGTCTGCGGTTTATGGATTCAATCCAAACCCTCAGGAATAGGTTATCCTCCTTGAAGAATAGAAATCAACAGATACTGGATTCCATCAGAAATGAGACCGGCCGCCGGGAACCCTCCGGATATAAGTATCACATCATTGTAGGAAGCTTTAAGAACAAGGAATATTTAAATTCATATAACAGATATGTACAAGAGAAAGGGTTTGATACACAGATACTTCGAAATGAATATGGTTTTAGTTTGATTTCTGTGGAATCGTTTGATAGTTGGCGTCAGGCAGCTAAAACGCTTGAGGAATTGCGGGAAAATTTTGAAGAAACAGCCTGGATTTATGTAGCCGGTTAATTCTGTAAGATATATTGTTCAATATTGGGGGAAAGGTCCAGTCAGGTCTTTTCCCTTTTTTTATCCGGGCATATATATAACATTTGGGAAATTAAGGAAAAGTTTTAGATTTGATGCTGAAAATTTAATGAAAATCCCTAAAAGATCATTTGATGGCAGGAAGAACGCTTAAAGATTCTGTATTCATGCGGTGGCTGGTATTGATAATCAGCAGTGCCGTTATGTTTTTCAACTATTATTTTTATGATGCTTTATCCCCTCTGAAGGATTTGATGCAAGATAATCTCGGGTTTTCCTCTTCTGAATACGGTACATTGATGTCGGCCTATTCCGTGCCGAATATTTTTCTTTTAATGGCTGTTTTGGGTGGAATTATTCTGGATAAGATCGGTATAAGGATAACGGGGTTTGTATTCATTCTTTTGATGGCTGTGGGTACCACCATTACTGCTTACGGGGCTTCCGAGGCTTATTTGGCCGGCGGTTTTGGATATGGTTTTATGAACTCATTCTGGCCCAGTGTTTCACCTGCTTTGAAAATGATGTACCTTGGTTTTTTCATCTTCGGACTTGGTGCGGAGACAAGCATTGTGGTGCTCTCCAAAGTAATTGTGAAGTGGTTTAAGGGAAAAGAAATCGCTTTGGCATTGGGGTTAAACCTCGCCATCGGACGACTGGGAACCGCACTGGCACTGAATTTATCCCCCGCTTTGGCCGAAGTGCAATGGACCAATGCCATATGGTTTGGTGTCATGTTATTATGGATCGGTTTGCTGACATTTATTATCTATATCTTTTTGGATATCAAAATAGACCGTCAAATTCGTGAAACCTTACCCCATGATCC from Bacteroidales bacterium includes these protein-coding regions:
- the ppk1 gene encoding polyphosphate kinase 1; its protein translation is MNSEHINSRFINREISWLSFNHRVLQEAADPSNPLIRRIRFLGIHSNNRDEFFRIRVATVRRIAAFRDRKKLLGNKTPHELLQEIQSIIVGQQQKFEQIYKDLLSEMREYNIHVVNETQLTEEQGQFVEKFYNERIRPILVPIMLQYTREFPYLRDEPIYFAVKLHKGDNPRKTRYALLDLATEILPRFVVLPKVGDNKYIIILDDIVRYCLNDIFSFFDYDKAEAYTIKITRDAELDIDDDISKSFMEKMSLSLEKRKSGQPVRFVYDASMPEDLLNYFQKRMRLGREDNIISGGRYHNFKDFMGFPNIGPLHLENRTKPPVPPMYFEHHKSILEEIKERDHILHFPYQSFRYYIDMLREAAIDPRVTSIQITLYRVAKESVVINSLINAAKNGKKVIVVIELQARFDEEANIYWSNRLQEVGAKVIHGVPGLKVHCKLTLIERQINKRIEHFAYIGTGNFHEETTKIYCDEGLFTFDKRITSDVVKIFEFFEINYKQHIFNHIILSPFSTRRHFLYHIDHEIKNAKRGKKAFMIIKMNSLVDEEMMEKLYEASQAGVEIKLIIRGICSLKPGVPGLSDNIEAISIVDKFLEHSRIFYFYHGGNEKVYISSADWMVRNLDRRIEVTCPVYDPEIKRELKKMLRIQLNDNVKARILDDKQDNKYVRNNDKRVRAQDAYYYYLKRRKSQIENLKRKKE
- a CDS encoding serine/threonine protein phosphatase; its protein translation is MRYAIGDVHGCYKSLRKLVEDILQVRKEDELYFVGDFIDRGPSGKEVIDYIIDMMDKGYRIQAVRGNHEEMMIDAYLYRTAEKYMLWMFNGADATLASYGAESPRFDDRAALSALPESHMEFIRKMPYCIELDDSIIVHAGINFRAEEPFKDVRSMIWCRDCSNNLSLSDNRFIVHGHTPLPLKQIQQMLERENEAQFDIDAGCVYKGYSGMGNLVALDMDNLKVYHTENMDF
- a CDS encoding DUF2007 domain-containing protein translates to MGPEDQLTYLYTASQINAGFIKLYLEEHYIPCFIRNDMHSGITAGFGAALPGSETKVFVKKKHFMQARVLLNRYLKEREEQ
- a CDS encoding AMP-binding protein, translating into MQTLVSLFENKVDEHPENTLLWEKQNGQYVATTYAQTRQNVHQFAAGLMNMGVKKGHRVALLSEGRNDWIISELAILYTGAINVPLSVKLDATTELKFRLSHSGSRIIIVSNNQAWKIDAIKNDLPELEKIIYLDTRDQYGNDEVSKEEIYNLGENYLKTNRTDFESTYEAIQPEDYANICYTSGTTADPKGIILSHRNYTANVEQALTLMDIPEYYKTLLILPLDHSFAHTAGIYSFIASGASIGTIEVGKNQMETLRNIPRNIKELKPNLLLSVPALAKSFRKNIEKGISEKGGVIEKLFRIALKTAYAYNKEGYNRGKGLQFLKAPLLKLYDKLIFSKIREGFGGELDFFIGGGALLDLELQRFFYAIGMPMFQGYGLSETSPIISSNTPHKHKLGSSGFLVENIELKICDENGKELPVGEKGEIVVRGENVMIGYWKNEKATSESIKDGWLYSGDLGYMDKDGFLYVLGRYKSLLIGNDGEKFSPESIEEALIEHCDYIDQCMLHNNQDAYTVGLIVPNKEAVKNYVARQGYSMQSEEGQNTALQLIQEEIDKFKKGGEYQNMFPERWMPAAIAVLGEPFTEENKMLNSTLKIVRRKIERFYKDRIDFLYTPEGKDIFNHQNKNIVSRF